One genomic window of Hymenobacter sp. J193 includes the following:
- a CDS encoding GAF domain-containing protein encodes MLTAFPTQLVPEDEAARLRTLHLYQIINTQPEPIFDAYVAWAAQLFNTPISLISFVDDDYVSFKAVAGAEGVPGLPRQESMCSAAILPDVPVVVSDYKAESCQLIKPDVAQAMGLSFYAGSALRMPNGARIGMMAVIGREFRTVSADEESVLVRLADLVSRTVELRFQYLQAQLPAEWEDAQQELTETLDDNATLTRYLSSRNHGINLDDDEVLDLVVRRLNGVEKVLTRRLRDVPQAA; translated from the coding sequence ATGCTTACTGCCTTTCCAACTCAGCTGGTGCCCGAAGATGAGGCGGCCCGTTTGCGCACGTTGCACCTCTATCAGATTATCAACACCCAGCCGGAGCCGATTTTCGATGCCTACGTCGCCTGGGCGGCCCAGCTGTTCAACACGCCTATTTCGCTGATTTCCTTTGTCGATGACGATTACGTGTCGTTCAAGGCCGTGGCCGGGGCCGAGGGCGTGCCCGGCTTGCCCCGGCAGGAGAGCATGTGCTCGGCGGCCATCCTGCCCGATGTGCCCGTCGTCGTATCCGACTATAAAGCCGAAAGCTGTCAGCTGATCAAGCCCGATGTGGCCCAGGCTATGGGGCTGAGCTTCTATGCCGGCTCGGCCCTGCGGATGCCCAACGGGGCCCGCATTGGCATGATGGCCGTAATTGGCCGCGAGTTCCGTACCGTTTCGGCCGACGAGGAAAGCGTGCTGGTGCGCCTGGCCGACTTAGTTAGCCGCACCGTGGAGCTGCGCTTTCAGTACCTGCAGGCCCAGCTGCCCGCCGAGTGGGAAGACGCCCAGCAGGAACTCACCGAAACCCTTGACGACAACGCTACCCTCACGCGCTACCTCAGCTCCCGCAACCACGGTATCAACCTCGATGACGACGAAGTGCTGGACCTGGTAGTACGCCGCCTGAATGGTGTAGAAAAAGTACTAACCCGCCGCCTGCGCGACGTGCCACAAGCGGCGTAA
- a CDS encoding M2 family metallopeptidase, which translates to MNKNLLPIFTAALLAACAPTAKAPVATTPAPPAETVATPAAPTWSQQADAFLKSYSAEYQRLYTASAEAEWRSNTHIVAGDTANAGATARANERMAAFTGSVQNIQRLRELLEHKAELSDLQVKQLQTALYNAANSPQTIADVVKARIKAETQQTEKLYGFDYKYQGKSVTTNDLDELLRRETNPLKRQQIWEASKAIGPTLKVGLLNLRDLRNQTVQALGYPDYFSYQASDYGMSREEMMTLVRKINEELRPLYRELHTYARYELAKKYKQKQVPDYLPASWLPNRWGQDWSAMVDVKGLNLDPVLAKKGAEWQVQQAERFYQSLGFPALPPVFYEKSSLYPLPKGAAYKKNNHASAWHMDLQNDVRSLMSVEGNTEWYETTHHELGHIYYYLTYTNPDVPVLLRGGANRAYHEAMGSLMGLAATQKPFLAGLGLVDPNAKTDQTQTLLKEALNYAVFIPFASGVMSEWENSFYADKLPADQLNARWWELAKQYQGIVPPAGRGEQYLDPATKTHINDDPAQYYDYALSYVILFQLHDHISKNILKQDPHATNYYGSKEVGAFLADIMRPGASKDWRTVLKEKTGEDLSARAMVEYFQPLMAYLKQQNKGRKYTM; encoded by the coding sequence ATGAACAAGAACCTGCTTCCCATCTTCACGGCTGCGCTGCTGGCGGCCTGCGCGCCCACGGCTAAAGCCCCCGTAGCCACCACCCCTGCCCCACCCGCCGAAACCGTAGCAACTCCGGCCGCGCCCACTTGGAGCCAGCAGGCTGATGCGTTTCTGAAATCCTACTCAGCCGAGTATCAGCGCCTCTACACCGCGTCGGCGGAGGCGGAGTGGCGCTCCAACACGCACATTGTGGCCGGCGACACGGCCAACGCCGGGGCCACGGCCCGGGCCAACGAGCGGATGGCCGCTTTCACGGGCTCGGTGCAGAACATTCAGCGCCTGCGTGAGCTGCTGGAGCACAAAGCCGAGCTGAGCGACCTGCAGGTGAAGCAGCTGCAAACGGCCCTCTACAACGCCGCCAACTCGCCCCAGACCATTGCCGATGTGGTGAAGGCGCGCATCAAGGCCGAAACCCAGCAAACCGAAAAGCTCTACGGCTTCGACTACAAGTACCAGGGCAAGTCGGTAACCACGAATGACCTGGACGAACTGCTGCGCAGGGAAACCAACCCGCTCAAGCGCCAGCAGATCTGGGAAGCCAGCAAGGCCATCGGCCCCACGCTCAAAGTCGGCCTACTGAACCTGCGCGACCTGCGCAACCAAACCGTGCAGGCCCTGGGCTACCCCGACTACTTCAGCTACCAGGCTTCCGACTACGGTATGAGCCGGGAGGAAATGATGACGCTGGTGCGCAAAATCAACGAGGAGCTGCGCCCCCTCTACCGCGAGCTGCACACGTACGCCCGCTACGAGCTGGCCAAAAAATACAAGCAAAAGCAAGTACCCGACTACCTGCCCGCCTCCTGGCTGCCCAACCGCTGGGGCCAGGACTGGAGCGCCATGGTAGACGTGAAGGGCCTCAACCTCGACCCCGTGCTGGCGAAAAAGGGAGCCGAGTGGCAGGTGCAGCAGGCCGAGCGGTTCTACCAAAGCCTGGGCTTCCCGGCGTTGCCGCCGGTATTCTATGAGAAGTCGAGCCTCTACCCGCTGCCTAAGGGGGCCGCTTATAAGAAGAACAACCACGCCTCGGCCTGGCACATGGACCTGCAAAATGACGTGCGCAGCCTCATGAGCGTGGAAGGCAACACCGAGTGGTACGAAACCACCCACCACGAGCTCGGCCACATCTACTACTACCTCACCTACACCAACCCCGACGTACCGGTGCTACTGCGGGGCGGAGCCAACCGTGCCTACCACGAAGCCATGGGCTCCCTCATGGGGCTGGCTGCCACTCAAAAGCCCTTCCTGGCCGGGCTGGGTTTGGTAGACCCCAACGCCAAAACCGACCAGACGCAGACCCTGCTCAAGGAAGCCCTCAACTACGCCGTGTTCATCCCCTTTGCCTCGGGCGTGATGAGTGAGTGGGAAAATTCCTTCTACGCCGATAAGCTGCCTGCCGACCAGCTCAACGCCCGCTGGTGGGAGCTGGCCAAGCAGTACCAGGGCATTGTCCCGCCGGCAGGCCGCGGCGAGCAGTACCTCGACCCCGCCACCAAAACCCACATCAACGACGACCCGGCCCAGTACTACGACTACGCCCTGAGCTACGTCATCCTGTTCCAGCTCCACGACCATATCAGCAAGAACATCCTCAAGCAGGACCCGCACGCCACCAACTACTACGGTAGCAAGGAAGTAGGCGCGTTCCTGGCCGATATCATGCGCCCCGGCGCCAGCAAAGACTGGCGCACGGTGCTCAAGGAGAAAACCGGCGAAGACCTCTCAGCCCGCGCCATGGTCGAATACTTCCAGCCTCTGATGGCCTACCTGAAACAGCAGAACAAAGGCCGCAAGTACACGATGTAG
- a CDS encoding zinc-dependent peptidase, producing MQYLIFAAFVAVVIFLFYRYATREARTKEAALAEAFPEAWRQVLTERVAFYLSLSEADKPRFEKRIQVFLAQTRVTGIQTDIDDVTRVLVAASAIIPVFGFPDWEYGNLSEVLVVPDAWQEKQDPNKEHAPLAGTLLGSVRNFQTSHYMHLSKSSLEQGFKDSLDRQNVGIHEFAHLLDEADGVIDGVPALTFPAALRPEWEAVMAREIAAIRAGNSEINDYAGTNEAEFFAVVTEYFFEKPEKLQAEHPELYGLLLLAFRQNPRSRFLQWATDPREWLKRLRSRKKFGRNDPCPCGSGKKYKECHLMEQQAA from the coding sequence ATGCAATACCTGATTTTCGCGGCCTTCGTGGCGGTAGTGATTTTCCTGTTTTACCGCTACGCCACGCGGGAGGCCCGCACCAAAGAGGCCGCCCTGGCCGAAGCATTTCCTGAAGCCTGGCGCCAGGTCCTCACCGAGCGGGTGGCCTTTTACCTATCTCTTTCCGAAGCTGACAAGCCCCGGTTCGAGAAACGCATTCAGGTGTTTCTGGCCCAGACGCGCGTGACGGGCATCCAGACCGATATCGATGACGTGACGCGGGTGCTGGTGGCGGCCTCGGCCATTATCCCGGTGTTTGGCTTTCCCGACTGGGAGTACGGCAACCTGAGCGAGGTGCTGGTGGTGCCCGACGCCTGGCAGGAAAAGCAGGACCCCAACAAGGAGCATGCCCCGCTGGCGGGTACGCTGCTGGGCTCGGTGCGCAATTTCCAGACCTCTCACTACATGCACCTTTCCAAGTCCTCGCTGGAGCAGGGCTTCAAGGATTCGCTGGACCGCCAGAATGTGGGCATCCATGAGTTTGCTCACCTGCTGGATGAGGCCGACGGCGTGATTGACGGAGTGCCGGCCCTCACTTTCCCGGCGGCCCTGCGCCCGGAGTGGGAAGCCGTGATGGCGCGCGAAATAGCCGCCATTCGGGCCGGCAACTCCGAAATCAACGACTACGCGGGCACCAATGAGGCGGAGTTCTTTGCCGTGGTGACGGAGTACTTCTTCGAAAAGCCCGAGAAGCTCCAGGCCGAGCACCCTGAGCTCTACGGCCTCCTGCTGCTCGCCTTCCGCCAGAACCCCAGGAGCCGTTTCCTGCAGTGGGCCACCGACCCGCGGGAGTGGCTCAAGCGCCTACGCTCCCGGAAGAAGTTCGGTCGCAACGACCCATGCCCCTGCGGCAGCGGTAAAAAGTACAAGGAGTGCCATTTGATGGAGCAGCAGGCCGCCTAA
- a CDS encoding carbohydrate binding family 9 domain-containing protein, with amino-acid sequence MKTCTILLLALAMLGLGAPRAVAQTSPSAPAAAAPVAAAPKRQLQAVRISEAIKLDGILDEALWQQAPVATDFIQNRPKPGPREQHPTEVRILYDDAAIYVGTIMHDVAPDSIKRELGERDHLPNTDFFGIFLDTYHDKQNGYGFIVTAGGVQADARYSPASGEDFAWNAVWDARTAQRGTDWVAEMRIPYSAIRFSTAEVQQWGLQFMRRRQALRQDFFWSEVKHEVDGFVNQWGELTGLKGLKPPLRLSLTPYISSYVNHNPLNAEGTRRTTTSFNGGADVKWGINESFTLDATLVPDFGQVQSDNQVLNLSPFEVQFQENRQFFTEGTELFNKGNLFYSRRVGATPIGFYGVGLADNEKLVRNPAETRLLNATKISGRTSKGLGIGLFNAFSNDVYATVRNTETGEEREALTQPFSNYNIAVLDQSLKNNSYVSLINTNVTRWGSTYDANVTGGLFRFANKKNSYAVDGSIVYSRRRGTRFGSDEAIDDQNGFKYTVGVGKVSGNFTWGFNHRIESDHYNPNDLGILFGNNNITQSAYANYRIFKPFWKVNNMNFYSEVGHQLLYRPTLFQNMYFYNGFNTTFTKNFLQVGYDFMHTPVSHDFFEPRTFPLGDYYVRVPANTDWIGFLNSDTRKRLSVGVNAGATYYAQDERLPGPRPRRLRYRAGFYPRFRVNDHLTFRYSLDWNLARNQIGYVNGGLSTDEYLDLPFQGQILLGRRNVATVTNVASVAYTFTNRMSFTLRLRHYTSNVRYQDFTVLKEDGQEFLADYRRNRDNTYNAFNVDAVYSWWFAPGSQVNIVWKNAGNTELLAEQATPQYFDNFNNTINTPHNNSLSVKVLYYLDYLALRRRR; translated from the coding sequence ATGAAAACCTGTACTATTCTCCTCCTTGCCCTGGCGATGCTGGGGCTCGGGGCACCCCGGGCCGTGGCCCAAACCTCCCCATCTGCCCCGGCTGCTGCTGCTCCGGTGGCCGCCGCACCCAAGCGCCAGCTGCAGGCCGTGCGCATCAGCGAAGCCATCAAGCTGGATGGGATACTCGATGAAGCCTTGTGGCAGCAGGCCCCGGTGGCTACCGACTTCATTCAGAACCGGCCCAAGCCCGGCCCCCGCGAGCAGCACCCCACCGAGGTGCGCATCCTCTACGACGACGCGGCCATCTACGTGGGCACCATCATGCACGACGTGGCCCCCGACTCCATCAAGCGGGAACTGGGCGAGCGGGACCACCTGCCCAACACCGACTTCTTCGGCATCTTCCTCGACACCTACCACGACAAGCAGAACGGCTACGGCTTTATTGTGACGGCGGGCGGGGTGCAGGCCGATGCGCGCTACTCCCCGGCCAGCGGCGAGGACTTTGCCTGGAACGCCGTGTGGGACGCCCGCACTGCCCAGCGCGGCACCGACTGGGTAGCCGAAATGCGCATTCCCTACTCCGCCATCCGCTTCAGCACGGCTGAGGTGCAGCAGTGGGGCCTGCAGTTTATGCGCCGGCGCCAGGCTTTGCGCCAGGATTTTTTCTGGAGTGAGGTGAAGCACGAAGTGGATGGCTTCGTGAACCAGTGGGGCGAGCTGACCGGGCTGAAGGGCCTGAAGCCTCCGCTTCGCCTCTCGCTCACGCCCTATATTTCCAGCTACGTGAACCACAACCCGCTGAACGCCGAGGGTACGCGCCGCACCACGACTTCCTTCAATGGGGGCGCTGATGTGAAGTGGGGCATCAACGAAAGCTTCACGCTGGACGCCACGCTGGTGCCCGACTTCGGGCAGGTGCAGAGCGACAACCAGGTGCTGAACCTCTCGCCCTTCGAGGTGCAGTTTCAGGAAAACCGCCAGTTCTTCACCGAAGGCACGGAGCTTTTCAACAAAGGCAACCTGTTTTACTCCCGCCGCGTGGGCGCCACGCCCATCGGGTTCTACGGCGTGGGGCTGGCGGATAACGAGAAACTCGTGCGCAACCCGGCCGAAACCCGCCTGCTGAACGCCACCAAGATTTCGGGGCGCACCAGTAAGGGCCTGGGCATCGGGCTGTTTAATGCCTTTAGTAACGACGTGTACGCCACGGTGCGCAACACCGAAACCGGCGAGGAGCGGGAAGCGCTGACCCAGCCATTCTCGAACTATAACATTGCGGTGCTGGACCAAAGCCTGAAAAACAACTCCTACGTCTCGCTCATCAACACCAACGTGACGCGCTGGGGCAGCACCTACGACGCCAACGTAACGGGCGGGCTGTTCCGCTTCGCCAACAAAAAGAACTCCTACGCCGTGGATGGCAGCATCGTGTATTCGCGCCGACGCGGCACCCGGTTCGGCTCCGACGAGGCTATCGACGACCAGAACGGCTTCAAGTACACGGTGGGCGTGGGCAAGGTCAGCGGCAACTTTACCTGGGGCTTCAACCACCGCATCGAGTCGGACCACTACAACCCCAACGACCTGGGCATCCTGTTCGGCAACAACAACATCACCCAGAGCGCCTACGCCAATTACCGCATCTTCAAGCCCTTCTGGAAGGTAAACAACATGAACTTCTACTCGGAAGTGGGCCACCAGCTGCTCTACCGGCCGACGCTTTTCCAGAACATGTACTTCTACAACGGCTTCAACACCACCTTCACCAAGAACTTCCTGCAGGTGGGCTACGACTTCATGCACACGCCCGTGTCGCACGACTTCTTCGAGCCGCGCACCTTCCCGCTGGGCGACTACTACGTGCGGGTGCCGGCCAACACCGACTGGATTGGTTTCCTGAACTCCGACACGCGGAAACGGCTGTCGGTAGGCGTGAATGCCGGAGCTACCTACTACGCCCAGGATGAGCGGCTGCCGGGCCCTCGCCCCCGCCGCCTGCGCTACCGCGCCGGTTTCTACCCACGCTTCCGCGTCAATGACCACCTTACCTTCCGCTACAGCCTCGACTGGAATCTGGCGCGCAACCAGATTGGCTACGTGAACGGGGGACTGAGCACCGACGAATACCTGGATTTGCCCTTCCAGGGGCAGATTCTGCTGGGCCGCCGCAACGTGGCCACCGTCACGAACGTGGCCTCCGTCGCCTACACCTTCACCAACCGCATGTCGTTTACCCTGCGCCTGCGCCACTACACCAGCAACGTGCGCTACCAGGATTTTACTGTGCTGAAAGAAGACGGGCAGGAATTTCTGGCCGACTACCGCCGCAACCGCGACAACACCTACAACGCCTTCAACGTGGACGCGGTGTACAGCTGGTGGTTTGCGCCCGGCTCGCAGGTGAACATCGTCTGGAAAAATGCGGGCAACACCGAGTTGCTGGCCGAGCAGGCTACGCCCCAGTACTTCGACAACTTCAACAACACCATCAACACCCCGCACAACAACTCCCTTTCGGTGAAGGTGCTCTACTACCTCGACTACTTGGCGTTGCGCCGCCGCCGGTAA
- a CDS encoding DUF4097 domain-containing protein: MKKPLILTFCGLLAATVSLHAQEYKTKLSKDRKVIIDMQGSDVTVEGYDGNELVIRGNGFEPAPKRAEGLKAVYNTAVDNTNLGIAVTEQDNTVRIARASRKEATYVIRVPRATAVEYNQTNWNGGDLQIRDVSGNLEVNMKNGDVKLLNVAGPVVANTVSGDITVRYSAMRPGPSSISAVSGDVDVTMPAASKATLQLRSISGEIYTDFDITLPKTQGDLNHVGGQVVNGTVNGGGTPVSLKSVSGDIYVRKAK; encoded by the coding sequence ATGAAAAAGCCCCTGATCCTTACCTTCTGCGGCCTGCTGGCCGCCACCGTTTCTCTCCACGCCCAGGAGTACAAAACCAAACTCAGCAAAGACCGCAAGGTCATCATCGACATGCAGGGCTCCGACGTGACCGTGGAAGGCTACGATGGCAACGAGCTGGTGATTCGCGGCAATGGCTTCGAGCCAGCGCCCAAGCGCGCCGAAGGCCTGAAAGCCGTGTACAATACGGCCGTCGACAACACCAACCTCGGCATTGCGGTGACCGAGCAGGACAACACTGTGCGCATTGCCCGGGCCTCCCGCAAAGAAGCTACCTACGTCATTCGGGTGCCCCGCGCTACCGCCGTGGAGTACAACCAAACCAACTGGAACGGCGGCGACCTGCAAATCCGGGACGTGAGCGGCAACCTGGAAGTGAACATGAAAAACGGCGACGTGAAGCTGCTGAACGTGGCCGGCCCCGTGGTGGCCAACACCGTCAGCGGCGACATAACGGTGCGCTACTCGGCCATGCGGCCCGGCCCCAGCTCCATTTCGGCCGTGAGCGGCGACGTGGACGTGACCATGCCCGCCGCCAGCAAAGCCACCCTGCAGCTGCGCTCCATTTCGGGCGAAATCTACACCGACTTCGACATCACGCTGCCCAAAACCCAGGGCGACCTGAACCATGTGGGCGGCCAGGTGGTGAACGGCACCGTGAACGGCGGTGGCACCCCGGTTTCGCTCAAGTCGGTAAGCGGCGACATCTACGTGCGCAAGGCCAAATAA
- a CDS encoding zf-HC2 domain-containing protein, whose protein sequence is MHTFTSCNDFEALLPAYADGSLLAAEAEQVAAHLASCPACQHQLQQLRLLSHELDAALPEAPRTAMRSNFLAMLEEQKALLTASATPAPAAPARVVPLWAAAVASQWLRVAAAVLLVAGGVLLGRYLPSRPGQNPEVAANPTDSPAPAQQLAANLAGTASQPASASDRIQLVTASGEELTPGDPTVQVLINTLNFDPNPNVRVAAGEALFRLRADPRVAEAFVHSLPIQTDPNVQITLIELMVALRDPRAVPPLQRLARRKDALPVVRDQAQAGLGKLI, encoded by the coding sequence ATGCATACGTTCACTTCCTGCAACGACTTCGAAGCTTTGCTGCCGGCCTACGCCGATGGCAGCCTGCTCGCCGCCGAGGCTGAGCAAGTAGCCGCCCACCTGGCTTCCTGCCCCGCTTGTCAGCACCAGCTACAGCAGCTCCGGCTGCTCAGCCACGAGTTGGACGCGGCCTTGCCCGAAGCGCCCCGCACGGCCATGCGCTCCAACTTTCTGGCTATGCTGGAGGAGCAAAAGGCTCTACTGACCGCATCCGCTACTCCTGCACCCGCTGCCCCTGCTCGGGTAGTGCCGCTTTGGGCCGCAGCGGTAGCCAGCCAGTGGCTGCGTGTGGCGGCCGCGGTGCTGCTGGTAGCTGGCGGAGTACTCTTGGGCCGCTACCTGCCCAGCCGCCCCGGACAAAACCCTGAAGTGGCGGCTAACCCGACTGACAGCCCGGCCCCGGCTCAGCAGTTGGCCGCCAACCTGGCCGGCACGGCTTCTCAACCGGCTTCCGCGAGTGACCGGATTCAGCTGGTGACGGCTTCGGGAGAGGAGTTAACGCCCGGCGACCCTACCGTGCAGGTGCTCATCAATACGCTCAACTTCGACCCTAACCCCAACGTGCGTGTGGCTGCCGGTGAGGCGCTATTCCGCCTCCGCGCCGACCCGCGCGTGGCCGAGGCCTTTGTGCACTCCCTGCCCATTCAGACGGACCCGAACGTGCAGATTACCCTGATCGAGCTGATGGTGGCCCTGCGCGACCCGCGGGCCGTGCCCCCGCTGCAGCGCCTGGCCCGCCGCAAAGACGCCCTGCCGGTGGTGCGCGACCAGGCCCAGGCTGGCCTCGGCAAACTGATTTAA
- a CDS encoding RNA polymerase sigma factor, with translation MTTARPSDEDLMAAVKANDLDQLVPLFERYHGPLFNYLYRLCNDRETSEDLAQSVFERVLKYRASYQPGQPFKAWVFQMARNSYADHWHRQEKLRTADVDEVERHGGLRGAAFSQMRVSGHYDDLHEALAQLPTNQREILLLNRFQGFGYDEIGQLLGCTAEAARVKAHRALQALRKVYFSD, from the coding sequence GTGACCACCGCCCGCCCGAGCGACGAAGACCTGATGGCTGCCGTGAAGGCCAACGACCTCGATCAGCTCGTGCCCTTGTTTGAGCGCTACCACGGGCCCTTGTTCAACTACCTCTACCGCCTCTGCAACGACCGGGAAACCAGTGAAGATTTGGCCCAAAGCGTGTTTGAGCGGGTGCTGAAATACCGGGCCAGCTACCAGCCCGGCCAGCCCTTCAAAGCCTGGGTGTTTCAGATGGCCCGCAACAGCTACGCCGACCACTGGCACCGCCAGGAAAAGCTGCGTACGGCCGACGTGGATGAGGTGGAGCGCCACGGTGGCTTACGCGGCGCAGCCTTTTCCCAGATGCGCGTCAGCGGCCACTACGACGACCTCCACGAAGCGCTGGCCCAACTACCCACCAACCAACGCGAAATCTTGCTGCTCAACCGCTTCCAGGGCTTTGGCTACGACGAAATAGGCCAGCTCCTGGGTTGCACCGCCGAAGCCGCCCGCGTGAAAGCCCACCGCGCCCTGCAGGCCCTGCGCAAAGTGTATTTCTCGGATTAG
- a CDS encoding DUF4097 domain-containing protein, producing the protein MAASGPGPAGCQGADDGGPQLPGKPGTLHLKLVGGGIKVTGYAGKEVVIEVATRGGRRESAGNENASGMRRISQASGLDVTAQERDNQVYVKTQSWQNPVDFVIKVPRQFSLKLATVQNGDIVVDNVEGELEISNVNGSIRLNDVAGSAVLNTVNGEVIADFKQITAGAPMAFSTINGKVDVTLPARANVSVKLKSDHGDIYSDFDLSVDSNPAKVTRTAKDGTYRVAQDTWTYGKINNGGPEFMMKTLNGDIYIRRAK; encoded by the coding sequence TTGGCTGCATCCGGCCCAGGCCCAGCAGGCTGCCAGGGAGCAGATGACGGTGGCCCTCAGCTCCCCGGCAAGCCGGGTACCCTGCACCTCAAGCTCGTGGGCGGCGGCATCAAAGTCACGGGCTACGCCGGCAAGGAAGTAGTTATTGAAGTAGCCACGCGGGGCGGGCGGCGCGAGTCGGCCGGCAACGAAAATGCCTCGGGCATGCGCCGCATCTCCCAAGCCAGTGGCCTGGACGTAACAGCCCAGGAGCGCGACAACCAGGTGTACGTGAAAACCCAGTCCTGGCAAAACCCGGTGGATTTCGTCATCAAAGTGCCGCGCCAGTTTTCCCTGAAGCTGGCCACCGTGCAGAACGGCGACATTGTGGTGGACAACGTGGAAGGCGAGCTGGAAATATCCAACGTGAACGGCTCCATCCGCCTCAACGACGTGGCCGGCTCGGCGGTGCTGAACACGGTGAACGGCGAGGTCATTGCCGACTTCAAGCAGATAACCGCCGGTGCCCCCATGGCCTTCTCCACCATCAACGGCAAGGTAGACGTAACGCTGCCGGCCCGGGCCAACGTTTCGGTGAAGCTCAAGTCCGACCACGGCGACATCTATAGCGACTTTGACCTGAGCGTAGACAGCAACCCCGCTAAAGTGACGCGCACGGCCAAAGACGGCACCTACCGCGTGGCCCAGGACACCTGGACCTACGGCAAAATCAACAACGGTGGCCCCGAGTTTATGATGAAAACCCTAAACGGCGACATCTACATCCGCCGGGCGAAATAA
- a CDS encoding HEAT repeat domain-containing protein has product MEARFRNCEEVQQELMSWLAGELPETDQQALAAHLAQCPDCQHELEGVQQLWAAMGNLPVPAPSEELRPNFYAMLADFKAEEQQRQRWSVAGLLERLRQWWQPAFAQRLAYSLVLLLAGLGIGYGLRGGETSAGADEPLAQVSTESPAATARQVGLISRLNNPSAVQRLQAVSEAEQVAPTNERVLAALLSTLNQDPNVNVRLATLDALGSMADDPTVRQGLVRSLTYQESPLVQSALADLMVQLQERRSVRPLRKLLQQDNLNEQVKTKIEQSIQSLSHDRAPAAPSTPSNSDETTHHNSATLDTSVAA; this is encoded by the coding sequence ATGGAAGCAAGATTCAGAAACTGTGAAGAAGTGCAGCAGGAGCTGATGAGCTGGCTGGCGGGCGAGCTACCCGAAACGGACCAGCAAGCCTTGGCTGCTCACCTGGCCCAGTGCCCCGACTGCCAGCACGAGCTGGAAGGCGTGCAGCAGCTCTGGGCCGCTATGGGCAACCTGCCCGTGCCGGCACCCAGCGAAGAGCTGCGGCCCAACTTCTACGCCATGCTGGCCGACTTCAAGGCCGAGGAGCAGCAACGGCAGCGCTGGTCGGTGGCGGGGCTGCTGGAGCGGCTGCGCCAGTGGTGGCAGCCGGCTTTTGCCCAGCGCCTGGCCTATAGCCTGGTCTTGTTGCTGGCAGGTTTGGGTATCGGCTACGGGCTCAGAGGCGGTGAAACCAGTGCGGGAGCTGACGAGCCCCTGGCCCAGGTTTCAACGGAAAGCCCGGCCGCCACGGCCCGGCAGGTAGGGCTGATTTCGCGCCTCAACAACCCCTCGGCCGTGCAGCGCCTGCAGGCCGTGAGTGAGGCCGAGCAAGTAGCCCCCACCAACGAGCGGGTGCTGGCGGCCCTACTCAGCACCCTCAACCAAGACCCCAACGTGAACGTGCGCCTAGCTACCCTGGACGCTCTGGGCAGCATGGCCGACGACCCCACCGTGCGCCAAGGGCTGGTTCGCTCCCTCACCTACCAGGAGTCCCCCCTGGTGCAGTCGGCGCTGGCCGATCTGATGGTGCAGCTCCAGGAGCGCCGCTCGGTGCGCCCCCTGCGCAAGCTGCTCCAGCAGGACAACCTCAACGAGCAAGTGAAAACCAAAATCGAGCAGAGCATTCAGTCTTTGTCCCACGACCGCGCCCCCGCGGCTCCCTCAACCCCCTCGAACTCCGATGAAACCACACATCATAACTCTGCTACTCTGGACACTTCTGTGGCTGCCTAG
- a CDS encoding RNA polymerase sigma factor, which yields MNSLTDNSLMLQVKAGQVEKMGLLFERYHRPLLAFFYHSNGNATASEDLVQNVFYRMLKYRHTFTGEGEFRTWMYHLARNVLADAAKKNKPSAHHQDIADWAEKIAGGTSADAHLQRTQEEAQLHRALARLSPDQREVLVLSRFQELKYEQIAQLLNITEGAVKVRAHRALCQLKDIYLQMENGSKIQKL from the coding sequence TTGAACTCGCTTACCGACAACTCGCTCATGCTCCAGGTGAAGGCTGGCCAGGTGGAGAAGATGGGCCTGTTGTTTGAACGCTACCACCGGCCGTTGCTGGCGTTCTTCTACCACTCCAACGGCAATGCCACGGCCAGCGAAGACTTGGTGCAGAACGTGTTTTACCGCATGCTCAAGTACCGGCACACCTTCACCGGGGAGGGCGAGTTCCGGACGTGGATGTACCACCTGGCGCGCAACGTGCTGGCCGATGCCGCCAAGAAAAACAAGCCCTCGGCCCACCACCAGGACATTGCCGACTGGGCCGAGAAAATTGCGGGCGGCACGTCGGCCGACGCCCACCTGCAGCGCACCCAGGAAGAAGCGCAGCTCCACCGGGCCCTGGCCCGCCTCAGCCCCGACCAGCGCGAGGTGCTGGTGCTGAGCCGCTTTCAGGAGCTGAAATACGAGCAGATAGCGCAGCTGCTCAACATCACGGAGGGGGCCGTGAAGGTGCGCGCGCACCGGGCCCTCTGCCAATTGAAGGACATCTATTTGCAAATGGAGAATGGAAGCAAGATTCAGAAACTGTGA